A single genomic interval of Lewinellaceae bacterium harbors:
- the thyA gene encoding thymidylate synthase: MRQYLDLLQYIKDNGVRKSDRTGTGTLSVFGYQMRMNLQDGFPLLTTKKVYLKSIIHELLWMLQGDTNIRYLARNGVNIWNEWPYQHWLEKNGLEGKYPKYSEAWKEQMKVFIEQVKEDESFARQWGELGPVYGRQWRDFEGVDQISQVMEDIQRNPDSRRHIVSAWNPRDIPEMAKSGLPPCHTLFQFYVAEGRLSCQLYQRSADVFLGVPFNIASYALLCMMAAQACGLQPGDFVHTFGDVHLYLNHLEQANLQLSRPPRALPVMRLNPEVKNIFGFQYEDFELQNYDPHPPIRAQVAV, translated from the coding sequence ATGCGCCAGTATTTGGACCTTTTACAATACATAAAAGACAACGGAGTCCGAAAAAGCGACCGTACCGGAACCGGCACGCTCAGCGTGTTCGGATACCAGATGCGCATGAACCTCCAGGACGGTTTCCCCCTGCTCACCACCAAGAAAGTATACCTCAAATCTATCATTCACGAGTTGCTTTGGATGCTTCAGGGCGACACCAACATCCGCTACCTCGCCCGCAATGGCGTCAATATCTGGAATGAATGGCCTTACCAGCACTGGCTGGAGAAAAATGGCCTGGAAGGCAAGTACCCCAAATACAGTGAGGCCTGGAAAGAACAAATGAAGGTTTTTATCGAACAAGTAAAGGAGGACGAAAGCTTCGCCCGGCAGTGGGGCGAACTCGGCCCGGTCTACGGCCGCCAATGGCGCGACTTTGAAGGCGTCGACCAGATAAGCCAGGTAATGGAGGACATCCAACGCAACCCGGATTCCCGCCGGCACATCGTTTCCGCCTGGAACCCCAGAGATATTCCCGAAATGGCCAAATCGGGCCTGCCGCCCTGCCATACGCTGTTTCAGTTCTACGTCGCCGAGGGGCGCCTGTCCTGCCAGTTGTACCAGCGCTCGGCCGATGTTTTCCTGGGGGTGCCGTTCAACATCGCTTCCTATGCTTTGCTGTGCATGATGGCGGCACAGGCCTGCGGGTTGCAACCCGGCGATTTCGTGCACACCTTTGGCGATGTGCACCTTTACCTGAATCACCTGGAACAGGCCAACCTGCAGTTGAGCCGCCCTCCCCGGGCCCTGCCCGTGATGCGACTCAACCCGGAGGTGAAAAACATCTTCGGCTTCCAATACGAAGATTTTGAGCTGCAAAATTACGACCCCCACCCGCCTATCCGGGCGCAGGTGGCGGTTTAG
- a CDS encoding START domain-containing protein translates to MKIKMHLNNLIIIALLLSTLSLPAQSGHWKLKKEADGLKIFLRDAEDSNIKEVKIETTFDASLSSIVTVLKDVPAYPDWIYKCAKAERLEPGTNTSSLYYCEVDFPWPLTDRDFIAKSKLRQDPDTRHVFIDVVSAPAHLPAKDGIVRIETLNIHYEFIPLSNDKVRMNYRLHSDPGGALPAWLVNMAVDNGPANTIKGMREMLKQEKYRGAKLAFLKD, encoded by the coding sequence ATGAAAATAAAAATGCATCTTAACAATTTGATTATCATTGCCTTACTATTAAGCACGCTCTCCCTGCCCGCACAATCCGGCCACTGGAAACTCAAAAAAGAGGCCGACGGGCTGAAAATATTCCTCCGCGATGCCGAAGATTCCAACATCAAGGAAGTCAAAATCGAAACCACCTTCGACGCCTCCCTGTCCTCCATCGTCACGGTGCTGAAAGACGTGCCCGCCTATCCGGACTGGATTTACAAATGCGCCAAAGCGGAGCGCCTGGAACCCGGCACCAATACCTCCAGCCTTTATTACTGCGAGGTCGATTTTCCCTGGCCGCTGACCGACCGCGATTTTATCGCCAAAAGCAAGCTCCGCCAGGACCCCGACACCCGGCACGTTTTTATCGACGTCGTAAGCGCCCCGGCTCACCTGCCGGCCAAGGACGGCATCGTCCGGATCGAAACGCTCAATATCCATTACGAATTCATACCCCTCTCCAACGACAAAGTCCGGATGAACTACCGCCTCCATTCCGACCCCGGCGGGGCGCTGCCGGCCTGGCTCGTCAACATGGCCGTCGACAACGGGCCGGCAAATACCATCAAGGGCATGCGGGAAATGTTGAAACAGGAGAAGTACAGGGGTGCGAAGCTGGCGTTTTTGAAGGATTAA
- a CDS encoding gliding motility-associated C-terminal domain-containing protein, whose product MTRTGRRLFFLLIVFLPCAAFGQAPFLCEGQAFVIQQGTGELAEMVINPGNNSLNFPPLNPALGLQIEALGFRSADRLLYGISRDDHRLYRIDATGAVEGLGLLGLDDNLAVIGGAVSPDGRYFAAIGAGPGMQIMFKVDLESPGYAVTPISLDASRMIIDLAFNPIDGKLYGYDQSNRALAEINFNSGAITAFSTTEDGNEIQGLYFNPFGELLAYGTSAFGVAGSLFKINKSDGRETRYAAGPVHNVTDIAACPYSVAIRNGVSPATTFPCSEARYTYIIGNGSGQVQSGAVLEHQLPAGFELVGVVRNPFGGTLAAGGPPNRARIENMSIPRRVDSLVILVEVGDIPGGNYPSQAILSGLPEGMGGSRPADNPATLKPNDSTAVLVNRFEEDSLSFSSFLCLGQSLDLDGSDYGNDLLWSNGSTDARLSVSQQGVYTLQAFSGCQNLSVTYEVTAASCPFTIEVGHKILPAETFPCQEVTFRYIIDNDSGLPRSGLELSDTLPPGFSALRLGNNPFGGTLRPGLPPELLCIRNMTLPEGIDSLDVIVQVGAAMPGTYRQRATLSGLPVAMGPRRLSFNADTISNDSTALHVFGVDSDSTYLERTLCPGETLVLDGSPYGTSFLWEGGSAGARLPVTQPGRYQLAVFNGCEPSLVFFDVAEGPLIDIEFPVDTVEIHLGEEYRLSPALTNLGSAPLLEWEGPLVSYLSCTGCLSPIAKPLENARYAFRASNELCADTLYITFLVDDTRRIYAPNAFSPNQDGRNDYFYLQSPDFGAILDLSVYDRWGGLVFQSSETVMNLPQSGWDGQRNGKPVPEGAYLWSAKIEFIGQIVEVFSGEVAVLR is encoded by the coding sequence ATGACAAGAACCGGCCGCCGCCTTTTTTTCCTGCTGATTGTGTTTCTGCCCTGCGCCGCCTTCGGCCAGGCGCCTTTCCTGTGCGAAGGCCAGGCCTTTGTGATACAGCAAGGGACGGGCGAGCTGGCGGAAATGGTTATCAACCCCGGCAACAACAGCCTGAATTTCCCCCCGCTTAACCCCGCCCTGGGCCTGCAGATCGAAGCCCTGGGCTTCAGGAGCGCCGACCGGCTGCTGTACGGTATCAGCCGCGACGATCACCGCCTTTATCGGATAGACGCCACTGGCGCCGTGGAAGGCCTTGGCCTGCTCGGCCTGGACGACAACCTGGCCGTCATCGGCGGGGCGGTCAGCCCGGATGGGCGCTACTTTGCCGCGATTGGCGCCGGCCCCGGCATGCAGATCATGTTTAAGGTCGACCTGGAAAGCCCGGGCTATGCCGTTACGCCTATTTCGCTGGACGCCTCCCGAATGATCATCGACCTGGCCTTCAACCCGATCGACGGTAAATTGTACGGCTATGACCAATCGAACAGGGCCCTGGCAGAAATCAATTTCAACAGCGGCGCCATCACGGCATTTTCCACAACCGAGGATGGCAATGAGATACAAGGCCTGTACTTCAACCCTTTCGGCGAGCTGTTGGCCTATGGCACTTCGGCCTTTGGCGTAGCCGGCAGTTTGTTCAAAATAAACAAAAGCGATGGCAGGGAAACCCGTTACGCCGCCGGGCCGGTGCACAATGTGACTGATATTGCTGCCTGCCCTTATTCGGTGGCCATCCGAAACGGGGTATCGCCGGCTACTACTTTTCCCTGCAGCGAGGCCCGCTATACTTACATTATCGGCAACGGCTCAGGGCAAGTGCAAAGTGGCGCCGTTCTGGAACACCAGCTTCCTGCAGGATTCGAGCTGGTGGGAGTCGTACGCAACCCTTTCGGCGGCACGCTGGCCGCCGGCGGGCCGCCCAACCGGGCCAGGATAGAGAACATGTCCATCCCCCGCCGGGTGGACAGCCTGGTGATCCTGGTGGAGGTAGGCGATATTCCCGGGGGCAACTATCCCAGCCAGGCCATCCTGAGCGGCTTGCCTGAAGGCATGGGCGGCAGCCGCCCCGCCGACAATCCCGCCACCCTCAAACCCAATGACAGCACCGCCGTTCTGGTCAACCGTTTCGAAGAAGACAGCTTGTCCTTCAGTTCTTTCCTGTGCCTGGGGCAGAGCCTGGACCTGGATGGCAGCGATTATGGCAATGACCTGCTGTGGAGCAACGGCTCTACCGATGCCCGGCTTTCCGTCAGCCAGCAGGGCGTCTACACCCTTCAGGCTTTCAGTGGCTGCCAGAACCTTTCCGTCACCTACGAAGTAACCGCCGCTTCCTGCCCTTTTACCATTGAGGTGGGGCATAAAATCCTGCCTGCCGAAACCTTCCCCTGCCAGGAAGTCACTTTCCGCTACATCATCGACAACGATTCGGGGCTGCCCCGCAGCGGCCTGGAGCTTTCCGATACCCTGCCGCCCGGGTTCAGCGCCCTGCGCCTGGGAAACAACCCGTTTGGAGGAACACTCCGGCCCGGCCTGCCTCCCGAATTGCTCTGCATCCGGAATATGACGTTGCCGGAGGGCATCGACTCCCTCGATGTCATCGTCCAGGTGGGCGCAGCAATGCCCGGAACCTACCGGCAGCGCGCAACGCTCAGCGGCCTGCCGGTTGCCATGGGGCCCAGGCGCCTGTCTTTCAACGCCGATACGATCTCGAATGACAGCACCGCCCTGCACGTCTTCGGCGTCGACTCCGACAGCACCTACCTGGAACGGACGCTCTGCCCCGGCGAAACCCTGGTGCTGGACGGCAGCCCCTACGGAACTTCTTTCCTGTGGGAAGGCGGCTCCGCCGGCGCTCGCCTGCCCGTCACCCAACCCGGGCGCTACCAATTGGCCGTTTTTAACGGGTGCGAACCGTCCCTGGTCTTTTTTGACGTCGCCGAAGGGCCGCTGATCGATATCGAATTCCCCGTGGACACCGTCGAAATCCACCTGGGAGAGGAATACCGCCTCTCCCCTGCCCTCACCAACCTGGGAAGCGCACCGCTGCTGGAATGGGAAGGCCCGCTGGTTTCCTACCTGTCTTGCACCGGCTGTTTGTCGCCCATTGCCAAACCCCTGGAAAATGCGCGTTATGCTTTCCGCGCCTCCAACGAGCTGTGCGCCGATACGCTCTACATCACCTTCCTGGTCGACGACACCCGGCGCATCTATGCCCCCAACGCCTTCTCCCCCAACCAGGACGGCAGAAACGACTATTTCTATCTGCAAAGCCCCGACTTCGGCGCCATCCTCGATCTTTCCGTCTACGACCGTTGGGGCGGGTTGGTTTTTCAGTCTTCCGAAACCGTGATGAACCTTCCGCAAAGTGGATGGGACGGGCAGAGGAACGGCAAGCCGGTGCCGGAAGGCGCTTATTTGTGGAGCGCGAAGATTGAGTTCATTGGCCAAATCGTCGAGGTTTTTTCGGGGGAAGTGGCGGTGTTGAGGTGA
- a CDS encoding RNA polymerase sigma factor, whose translation MADRNQTLGQIIRGYGQRLYGFIRGRTASDADAEDILQEVWFQLSRLVDLEAIENINAWLFRVARNKVTDRYRKREEESLDGMAYEDEHGDTSFQEILLADFNTPETEHLRQFFWEELFAALEELPAEQRDVFIQNELDGEAFQEISDRTGVNIKTLISRKRYAVMHLRRRLADLYEELLEY comes from the coding sequence TTGGCTGACCGCAATCAAACGCTGGGGCAAATCATCAGAGGCTATGGCCAACGGCTGTACGGTTTCATCCGGGGGCGTACGGCCAGCGACGCCGATGCGGAAGACATCCTGCAGGAAGTCTGGTTCCAACTCAGCCGCCTGGTCGACCTCGAGGCCATCGAAAACATCAACGCCTGGCTGTTCCGCGTGGCCCGCAATAAGGTGACGGACCGTTACCGCAAACGGGAGGAGGAATCCCTGGACGGCATGGCCTACGAGGATGAGCACGGAGATACTTCTTTCCAGGAAATCCTGCTGGCCGATTTCAACACCCCGGAAACCGAACACCTGCGGCAGTTCTTTTGGGAAGAACTCTTCGCCGCACTGGAAGAACTGCCGGCGGAGCAACGCGATGTTTTCATCCAAAACGAACTGGACGGGGAGGCCTTCCAGGAAATTTCGGATAGAACCGGCGTCAACATCAAGACCCTCATTTCCCGAAAACGCTACGCGGTGATGCACCTGCGCCGGCGGCTGGCGGACTTGTATGAGGAGTTGTTGGAGTATTGA